attatCAGCGTTATTTCTTCTTCCGAGACTTTCCTCGCCCAATATTTACAAATACCGCACAGTGCCTCGGCGGAGGAGAAAAAGAGTAGGGGGAGGACaaataaggaaagaaggaagaggaaagggagggcacaggaaagtggaagaggaaggccagagggaaaaaagcaaggaTGGCAAAGATGCTGGAAACGAGGAAGGGAGTGGAGAGGGGCTAGACAATCAGGACAGTACCACCGTTTGCAAAAGGCCCTCGCCAGCTGGGTCCAGACaggaggaggctgtgtgtgctcCTTGCGGACTGGGGGCCGGTGGTGGAGGCGGAGGGGCACAGGGACCCTGGCACGGGAGGCCAggggaagaagatgaagaagcGTTGGGTGGGGCGCAGAAGGCAGAGTCCCGGACCTGCCTCTCCAGCCGGGTTTCTTTTGCTTGGGTTGAGGCCTGGCCGCCCTCGGGTTGGGGCAGCCCCCTGCCGCCGCGGTTGCCACTGCAGTGATCCCGCTCATATTCCTCCTGAGCCCTCTGCATCTTCCGTTTCTTCATCCTACGCTTGTGGAGGTGGAAGGTGGAGAGGGACAGCACGATAAGGCAGAAGATGAGGGTGACCAGGACAATAAGCACCAGCGTGGAGGAGAAGGACTGGAAGAGCTGCTGTCCCACCTGCGTGATGCaggtgccgccgccgccgcctgcgcCCGGGCCACGGGCGCTCGCGTTGCCGCTGCCGCTGGCGTTGGGGGAAGCAAAGGTCCGGTTGAGGAGACACGGCGGCAGCGCCAGCCTCAGCTCTTTGGGCGCCCTGGCACTCATCGgcgctgggctgggagg
The genomic region above belongs to Hippopotamus amphibius kiboko isolate mHipAmp2 chromosome 9, mHipAmp2.hap2, whole genome shotgun sequence and contains:
- the C9H11orf87 gene encoding uncharacterized protein C11orf87 homolog, with protein sequence MSARAPKELRLALPPCLLNRTFASPNASGSGNASARGPGAGGGGGTCITQVGQQLFQSFSSTLVLIVLVTLIFCLIVLSLSTFHLHKRRMKKRKMQRAQEEYERDHCSGNRGGRGLPQPEGGQASTQAKETRLERQVRDSAFCAPPNASSSSSPGLPCQGPCAPPPPPPAPSPQGAHTASSCLDPAGEGLLQTVVLS